The DNA segment caaaTGCAAGTGTTTGTCTGTGTTCAATTTTCCCCATGCTGATTTTTCTAACCCTTAAACAATACCTGATGATGGATCATTATCTGATGACAGGAATTCATCCAAAGCTTTGTTGCTTTCATCAATGTGAATCTCACTCAGGCTGCTCACTTTGGGAAATTCTGTGCCACTAGGTAAACCTTGGAATCAACAGAACAGTGAATGAAATCTTGGTCATTTTAATACTTCCTATGTGGCAGATCcacatctttcttcctttccttaaCTTTTTAACATCCCGAGAAAAGTGTAATCAGACTTACGTTCTACATGGCCATGAGCACGATAGAAATCCATATCATGAATAAAGGCATTTTGGAATACTTCCTGTCGTTCATGCAAGACATGGGATCTGTGGACTTCCTTTTCTTTGGCTTTTTCCCTTAACATAGCCCACAGCTTGCCTGCAAAGTCAAAGTGCATGAAGTAGGTATCGCATATACTAAGTTGGAACAACTGCTTGCATATTCAACATGTCTTGACTAGTGATGTTCATTAAGATTTCTGTGATGGTTTTTGTAGCCTTCAGTGGTTCTCTCAAAGCAGACAAGATATCCTCAAGCTGCTATAAATGTGCTCTATAttcatattttgaatatttttccttcaaaattAAGAACATTGTTATTATAATCAGGAGAACCTATGACACTTTGTGAAGTGCATTTGAAGCAAACTCATAAGGATGTGACTCTTGAGTTAATCAATATGTCCATGTTCATGTATGTTGTACTTGTTTGTACTCGATTGTGACATCTACATCACATGGCCTCTTTCCCCACTGCTGCTGATCTCTTTTgaagcaaatattatttttattataataatttgcACACCTTTCACAGCAAGACACTCAGACTCCTTGGCTTTGCGGTAAGCGCCGAGCTGGGCCAAGTGTgatgctttctctttctccattgTCTGCTCTTCGCAGACATTCTCTAACTGATCTAGCTCTTCCTCCACTGCTTCAAAATCCTGCTGCAAGGATTCTGTGCAagataagaaaatgttaaaaacataaacatatttgaCAAATGAGTTATtaatggttattattattattattatcatcaatctcatcaccaccagcatcatTTTAATTCAGATGAATGCAAACAtgcctttttaattttttttaaagaagactaGAATATACACACTATATAgacttcctctctctcatgcacactcGTTTCATTCACTTAAGAATGCACAAACATGTTCAAAGACACACAagcatgaatgcacacacacacacacacgcgcactcacacagATGAAGCTTTAGTACCAATAACAGAGGTCAGGCTATTCAAGGTGACAACTAAGGCTGACAAGCCTGCAGCCTCTTGCTCAAGGTGACATAGCAATTCCCATCGTTTCTCACATTTGTTGAACAGTGTGCTGATCATGCTGTCAACTTTctaaacaaaagatattaatgcCTATTACTTATGTTCTTGTACATCTTATGTGTTTCATGTAAACTCTTTTTAATCTGATTTTTTAGAATCTGCTAAGAACAAAATGCCTTGTTAAGGATGTTatgtttattacaattattttaaaaaattagcttcaaatacttgtaaataggaaaaaaaaatctaatccACATATAATTTTACATTCTGACAAAAGGCTTcacaaacatgaataaaatggtagcaaaataataacaaatatcaTACAATAAGCTTATTAACATCAGTTGTCATAGGTATCAGTgctgaataaatgaataaaagaatgactttattaaaagaatgtaacagaaaaaaggacatttGGGGTTTTGCTTGagtcttttcctttttccacATGTGAACAAACTATTTATCTCCTTTGTGCAAAAGATGCTTCATACTGGCAACTCCCTTCTTTCTAGATTCTGTCCCTTTTCACAATGCTTCTCAATAAAGTTTTCATTTGCAAATAATGTATCAGTGGCTTTCTctataaagacaaaaatcaaagcaaacagtttacaagcacaaacaaacacaaaacaagcaCAAACCTCAGCTTGTTTTGCTGATTCTGTTGTATAGTTCTGAATATCTGCCCAGTCCTTCTGATACCTATTAGACAATGTTTTCAAACTCATAACAGTAAATACGTAAGCTTCTAAAGGGAACTATCATTTATACCTGTAAAACCAAATAATGATAGTTAACTatcaaacatttaattatttttctgtaaatacaaAAAGTCATTCTCATATTTAcatgtaatatttgtaattattaagTTTACCTGTATAGAAGGTCAGCTCCAGCATCAAGACTGATGCCTTCCTCTCTAAGATGCTTAAGTCGTTCATGGCGTGGAGTTGAGTCCAGCGATGTCAGGCTCGCAGACTGGAAAGAATATCATGGAAATTTCATAATGTTGAATGAATCCAAGTGTCTAAGtgttaatatttactttatctGATCAAGTTCTTTCTAAAGAGTGACAGAAGGCTAttgaaacataaacatgtaaCATTATCTACTGTAACTTTTGAAAACTGATTCTGCTTATTGTTACTAACTGGAAGGGGTTCCAAAGACATACtataatttaatatatatatatcttgaaaatttcGTGTTCATGTactatttttaaactcttttattctaggtgtgtggggggggggggtggtagAAACATAGTGTCAAACCAGAAAGGAAAACTTATTGTCACAAAAAACTTGCTGGCATAATTGAGAATTGTTGCCTCATCATTCTAGACTGTATCACAAAACCTTCGAATGGACACATGAACTTGTTCGTGTACTCCACTTATCCCCATCCACGTCCCAGACCCCAATAGTTTCCTTGACGTTTgcctttgtatatatatataacacaatgtcacagattttaaaaagctGTCTGACTGAAATAAAAAGACGAAGAAACAGGCGATGTGTGGTATCTGCATAAGTCTGTgcctgaaacaaaaattttagcTAAAATTGAATCCTACTGTAACGTTAACATTGCCTTCAACATAGGCCTTACCCATCTACGATATCTTGCTGAACAGTTTGAAAAGTTCCTTTCAAGCTCTTAAATACACTCATGGTCACATCCGAAGTtttgaaacaattaaaaaactctATAAACTAGTTCAACAAAGTACAGCCGACATGCTGAACGTTATCACATGATGCTCATGTGATGTTTACTTCCGGTGCATTTGggtgcttctttttctttctccttgtcTCCCCTAAAgcgaagaaaatgtttgaacttTATATACAATGATCCCCATCCTACGTATTCTCGAAACTAAAATACCCTTTCTCTCTAGTtgtaaaattaaagacaaatgtGTTCAGTCACTAAACGTGTCCGAGAATGAGTGCACACAGGTGTCAATCAGCaactgattttaaaattgtatgaaGTGTCGAATATTGGCTGAAGTATGACTGGATGAACACAATCTAATGATGATTATGTGCTATATGATATTACGAAAGtgaaaagtttttgttgttgttatgggTTAGTTTAGGGATTTTTTGGGGAGGAGGGTAGGGGTTGCAACAGTCAACACGTTTCGTTTTTCCATGAAATATAAGGGAAATAATTTCCGAATATGTTGAGACATAGTGGTTAATTCCCTTTATTTAATGTCACTCCTTTTCCTGGGCCATGCGTTTTGTCTCTTCCCGCCCccctttttcacatttttgccttttttatatcattttattcAAATAAATTACTCTCCATCATCCTCCGGTGGTTCAGCCTTTACTTACCTTGAATTCTCACCTACAACACAAACTTCGTCTTTCGAACGACCAGCTCGCGGTGCTTTTACAGGTGATTCAGCTTAAAACTCACAGCAACCAATTCACTTTTTTCAACTTTATATTGtaagttttcattttaagtaATTTCAACACTCATCATcattagaaattttattttacgaGTCAATGGCATTAATCAGCAATTGACTTTTATACTTGTGAAATAAAGCGTAGTGAAGAAATCTTTTGATCAGGTTGCTCACATGGTGAAGCCGGATACCCTCCAGTCATTACCTGCCTATGGCAACCATGCATTTCAGACGAAGATTAACGGTGAAACTAAAGTGATGGGTAAATACACGATTGTGAAATATAAATGCGGTAGGATCTTTGCTTTAgttcctttctttttcattctgtctttttctcttctgtgtGGCACTATTGACCTTAAATAAACTTAAAGaataaatcaatcaatacatcaatcaaccaatcattcattcattcaaataTGTACAAAGATATCATGTGTTTTGTATAAATACAGTCTGAGAgggtttttttgttgatgtgtcTTCCGTTCGCCAGGCATTCAGTGGTGACCTGCAGTGACCCTCTGGATTCTCCTCCTCTTCTGATTCTGCAATGTCAGCATTTTTACCTGGTTCTTCTACTTCCTCAATTCTTTCCTTGTCAACTACCTTCTTCCTGCTGCAGAGTTTCTTATACAGCAAATACAGACCAGCGACTAAACACAATGGGACTGGCGTGAGGATAGCTGAAGCCAAAGATGCAGCTGATATCACATCACACTCAGGAGCCGGAAGTGCATACACAAGCAGGACGTACACGATGGCGGTGTTCTGCAGGCCAGTTTCTGTGGCCAGTGCCCAGAGGCGGTCGAACGGCTGACGTAGCACTAAGCCGCTGACACCTCCAAGAAAGTACCCAAAGTAAGGCAGCAGACACCCGATCAGGAGAGATTTTCCAGAGAAGAGACGGAAAATGTCTAGATTGGCATAGATGCCAAAGGTCACTAGATACACAGTTGTCAGCAATGGAGACAGCTTCAGTCCCTTTAAAATcacctgcaacagaaaaaaagaacgagaTTTTTGTTACTGCGGGTTTTATCGCCGTTAAAAATCTATAGGAATaggcaaaaacatttttttctgaaatatattCTTTTGATTTTCACAACTTTTATTAGGGTAGGCTCGTTCAAATTTCACTTGAATCTTTAAATCCATTTGTACTcagacgcacgcacgcgcgcgcgtacaGAAGAGCAATGTTACCATGATTTCTGCGAAGCTTACCTGGGAAAACATGGGGAATCTGTTTCTGACGATAAAACCGAGGAAGAGCGGGGCGATGAGGAGGACGATAAGGATGATCACAACGCGATCAAAGGTACCTCCAGCAAAGTCTCATCATCACGGAACGTGGCGCCCACCGTGAACAACCACAGCGGGATCAGTGCTGCGGAAAGACAAACCAAAAAGTCTCACAATCACTCCTCGCACTACTTCGTCATGGTTACTTGAACTACTTCATAAAATACACATTCCAGAAATGGCAGTTTTGTGTTGTGTACTTTTATTCGTGCATGAATGGTGGTGGGTGGATGCACGAAGACAAGGAGGCAAAGCAGATGCAACTGACCGCTGGCAGCGATGGAACTGATGGTCGTCATAGTGACAGACAGTGGCATGTCGATGTCCAGAAGAGAGCAGAAGATGATACTGAGGGCTCCAGTAGGACAGATCCCACAGACAAAGACACCTAACGACACGGCTGGGTCAGCAAGGTTCACCGTCCTGGCCAATGCGAAGGCTACCTGAAAGGACCACATCAACATGGCTATGGTCATCTATTTTGCGGACCAGATGCAAGCAAACCTGCTTCCACAGAGAACCGATCTCACGTGTTCAGCCTCTCCTTTCTACCATCACTGTTCAGTTGCAGGCACCGCTCAGTGATGAAGAGAAGCAAAGCATATAATTCTTAttagaaaaaggtaaaaagaaaataatgataatcGTGTTTTTGCTTTGAGAAAGTCCTCGGTGTCCGGCAGCAAACACAATAGGACAGGCATTTCATACAAGCGTTACAGTGAGATGGCGCCACTTACCACCGGCATGATGATGTTTTGACAGACGAAGCTGATGACCGGTACAAGAGGTCGTTGCAGAACACTTTTCACCAGTACCAGGTCAGCCTGCAGGCCAATAGCCCACGGTGGAGACGATGAGAAGGGCAGAGAGAACGGCGCGAAACACGCTGTCCGTGCTTCTGGCCGGACGAGTGGACCTCACCACCACCTGCATCAACATGCGCTCTGTGTCATCTCTTTCCCGCGCCGGGAAGCTGCTCTCCCCTGAGCAAGCCAGTCGCCTCCCGCAGCTGTCCCTGGATCGCCACCGActtcctttccttctcttgAGTGTCGTCTTCGCTGGACACCCAAGGTAGCTCCAGAAAGTCGGTAGCTCCACGCTTTTGTCGACATCTCGTCTGCCCATGACAAGCAGTCGGGTTCTTCCCAGGAAACTCGGATGCAACGGGAAGCTAAAGACCCCTTCGACCCTCGGAAGCAGTTGTGCCAGATATTTTGGGGTCAAAAGAGAATGCGAGGCTGAGAAATCGAAACTTCTCGGGTAGGTTGAATTTATACACGATATGTTGTAGGTATGCAGTCCTTGTATTTTCGCCACAGCAAGGGTCACCAGTTCTTATCACTAAAGAGTAAGTTATTTTAGGATGTACGCAGTACAGAGTGAAGTTAACATGAACCAACGTAGTTTTTGTCACCAACAAATTTAAGCCCTCGGAATCTACCCCAAAAAGTTCAAGTTCCTTGGTCAAGTTTCCAGCTGATGTCACAGGTGGGAGAAACACAACAGCAACATAAATGGCGCAGCCAATGGAACTGAACATTGTGAGCAGACGACTTTTAAAACACGCCACCTTTATTCGTCCAGTTCTTTTCAGTCTGTACTACACACAGCTAGTGACGGCAAAATACACCTTCTCTTGCTTTATCGACGTTTGCTTAAAATAACCGTTGCTGTTGACGATGAACTTAACCTCGGTTCGCTGGCCCtggccaaaaataaaaattgaaacaaaatttgctTCCGTTGTTcgatacacaaatatatttaattaacttCCGGTACTCAAGTAATCCCGATACTTTTAGAAGTATACATACATTTCCAATGTCAACATCGTCGTGGAAACAAGCTATATGTGGAATTATTTACCTGTGAAGAGCAGGTCGATCTGTCGTCCT comes from the Pomacea canaliculata isolate SZHN2017 linkage group LG12, ASM307304v1, whole genome shotgun sequence genome and includes:
- the LOC112577267 gene encoding uncharacterized protein LOC112577267, giving the protein MISTLFNKCEKRWELLCHLEQEAAGLSALVVTLNSLTSVIESLQQDFEAVEEELDQLENVCEEQTMEKEKASHLAQLGAYRKAKESECLAVKGKLWAMLREKAKEKEVHRSHVLHERQEVFQNAFIHDMDFYRAHGHVERLPSGTEFPKVSSLSEIHIDESNKALDEFLSSDNDPSSDAATGEAFIEDDYTTDYSVKQDEDFQELDLQPQEQALQLVFDDPDVPPSQKRGKGDAAGDRKRNLRRNM